Proteins encoded together in one Streptomyces rubradiris window:
- a CDS encoding response regulator transcription factor: MIRLLIVDDQQLVRMGLRMLFEQAQDIEIQGEADNGAEAVRLAERLAPDVVLMDLRMPGMDGITATRRILAARPATRVVALTTFDDDDHLYPVLVAGACGFLVKDTPPTELLDAVRRAADGEAPFSRNVLGRLVSHALRARSSSDTPKAPPVPAITPREREVLGLLGAGLSNKEIADRLHLGVTTVKTHVANLMAKTGRDNRIRLAVLAVLAGVTPDRSAPAAHEPPR, translated from the coding sequence GTGATCCGGCTCCTGATCGTCGACGACCAGCAACTGGTCCGCATGGGGCTGCGCATGCTCTTCGAGCAGGCCCAGGACATCGAGATCCAGGGCGAGGCGGACAACGGAGCGGAGGCGGTACGACTGGCTGAACGCCTCGCTCCCGATGTCGTCCTCATGGATCTGAGGATGCCCGGGATGGACGGCATCACGGCCACCCGCCGCATCCTCGCCGCGCGCCCGGCCACCCGCGTCGTGGCCCTCACCACGTTCGACGACGACGACCATCTGTACCCGGTGCTCGTGGCCGGAGCCTGCGGTTTCCTCGTCAAGGACACCCCGCCGACCGAACTTCTGGACGCCGTACGCCGGGCCGCCGACGGAGAAGCCCCCTTCAGCCGGAACGTTCTCGGCCGCCTCGTCTCCCACGCTCTCCGCGCCCGTTCCTCCTCCGACACCCCCAAAGCCCCACCGGTGCCGGCCATCACCCCGCGCGAGCGGGAGGTACTCGGTCTGCTCGGCGCGGGCCTGTCCAACAAGGAGATCGCCGACCGGCTGCATCTCGGGGTCACGACGGTGAAGACGCATGTGGCGAACCTGATGGCGAAGACGGGCCGGGACAACCGCATCCGTCTCGCCGTTCTGGCCGTCCTCGCGGGCGTCACTCCGGACCGGTCCGCCCCCGCCGCGCATGAGCCGCCACGCTGA
- a CDS encoding VOC family protein: protein MRIHLTNVFVDDQDKALRFYTEVLGFVRKHDVPLGEDRWLTVVSPEDPHGTELLLEPSGHPAVRPYKTALVQDGIPAASFAVDDVRAEFDRLRRLGVRFTQEPLETGTVTTAVLDDTCGNLIQLVHTT from the coding sequence ATGAGAATCCACCTGACCAACGTCTTCGTCGACGACCAGGACAAGGCCCTGCGCTTCTATACCGAGGTGCTGGGCTTCGTGAGGAAACACGACGTTCCGCTGGGCGAGGACCGCTGGCTGACCGTGGTCTCGCCGGAAGACCCCCACGGCACCGAACTCCTGCTGGAGCCCTCCGGTCATCCGGCGGTGCGGCCGTACAAGACCGCGCTGGTCCAGGACGGCATCCCGGCCGCCTCGTTCGCCGTGGACGACGTACGGGCCGAGTTCGACCGGCTGCGCCGGCTGGGCGTGCGGTTCACCCAGGAGCCGCTGGAGACGGGCACGGTCACCACGGCCGTCCTGGACGACACCTGCGGCAACCTGATCCAGCTCGTCCACACCACCTGA